In a genomic window of Peptoclostridium acidaminophilum DSM 3953:
- a CDS encoding MATE family efflux transporter, with protein sequence MQRQISLGTEPVGSLLLKFSTPAIIGMLINVLYNIVDRIFIGQGVGPLAISGVGISMPFMTIIMAFGMLVGIGGAALISIRLGEKNHAEAEKLLGNTFMLLILVSLLVTAAGLIFIDPLLYMFGASSETFGFAKDYITIIIAGTILNSVGFGLNNSIRSDGSPKTAMMTNLLGAITNIILDYVFIMQLGMGIKGAAYATVISMALNTIWVLRYFTGPKSSLKLRVKNMRLEKSLVLGIFSIGMSPFAIQLAASVINVISNNALKVNGGDYAIGAMSIAISIAMIFLMPIMGLNQGSQPIVGYNYGAQCYSRVKKTLYLTIAAATAVCVLGFILVQAAPTFMMRIFTPDADIVSIGASGIRIFMLSLPVVGFQIISSNFFQAIGKAKISLFLSTLRQVIILIPLLLILPNRFGLLGVWMSYPISDALSSMITLWFIRNEMKVLSEDKCKEADEVLKVG encoded by the coding sequence ATGCAACGACAAATTTCACTTGGAACGGAGCCCGTGGGCAGCCTGCTGCTTAAGTTCTCCACTCCCGCAATAATTGGAATGCTTATAAACGTTCTCTACAACATCGTCGACAGAATATTCATAGGCCAGGGTGTCGGGCCTCTTGCCATATCAGGCGTGGGAATTTCAATGCCCTTCATGACAATAATAATGGCCTTCGGCATGCTCGTGGGCATAGGCGGGGCAGCTCTCATATCGATAAGGCTGGGCGAGAAAAACCACGCCGAGGCCGAAAAGCTCCTCGGCAACACTTTCATGCTGCTTATATTAGTCTCTCTTCTTGTCACTGCGGCGGGACTTATATTCATAGACCCTCTCCTGTACATGTTCGGAGCAAGCTCGGAGACATTTGGCTTTGCAAAGGATTACATCACCATTATAATCGCCGGCACCATCTTGAACTCTGTAGGATTTGGGCTTAACAACTCCATTAGATCTGACGGCAGCCCCAAAACAGCCATGATGACAAACCTTCTCGGAGCAATAACCAACATAATACTCGACTATGTGTTCATAATGCAGCTGGGTATGGGAATAAAAGGAGCAGCTTATGCCACCGTTATAAGCATGGCACTTAACACCATATGGGTACTGAGGTATTTCACTGGACCAAAAAGCTCGCTCAAGTTGAGAGTGAAAAATATGAGGCTCGAGAAAAGCCTCGTGCTCGGTATTTTCTCGATAGGCATGTCGCCTTTTGCCATACAGCTTGCAGCAAGCGTTATAAACGTTATATCAAACAATGCCCTCAAGGTTAACGGCGGCGACTACGCAATAGGCGCCATGAGCATAGCCATAAGCATAGCCATGATATTCCTTATGCCGATAATGGGCCTCAATCAGGGCTCGCAGCCAATAGTCGGCTATAACTACGGTGCGCAATGCTACTCACGGGTCAAAAAAACTCTATACCTGACAATAGCAGCAGCCACGGCAGTATGCGTACTCGGATTCATTCTTGTGCAGGCGGCGCCCACATTTATGATGAGGATATTCACACCTGATGCCGATATAGTATCAATAGGAGCTAGCGGTATTAGGATATTCATGCTGTCGCTGCCTGTTGTCGGCTTCCAGATAATAAGCTCAAACTTTTTCCAGGCCATAGGCAAGGCAAAAATTTCTCTTTTCCTGAGCACCCTAAGGCAGGTAATAATACTAATACCGCTTCTCCTTATACTCCCAAACAGATTCGGTCTGCTCGGCGTGTGGATGTCATACCCAATATCGGACGCATTATCTTCTATGATAACCTTGTGGTTCATAAGAAATGAAATGAAAGTACTCAGCGAAGACAAGTGCAAAGAAGCAGACGAGGTCCTTAAGGTAGGCTGA
- a CDS encoding helix-turn-helix domain-containing protein, producing MEDIRVIVGNNLKTIRKDRHMTLEQLSEATGISKSMLGEIERSATNPTISVLWKIATGLKIPFSSLMKKERETVNLIKSDAINPTIEGEGYKIASVLGFDEEKGFEIYMEEFEPGSSVESRGHGKGVEEYIFAIDGTLSVDIEEKTYEIMPGDVMNFAAEGPHTFYNAGTKTVKAFVIIYYDKK from the coding sequence ATGGAAGATATAAGGGTTATAGTGGGAAACAACCTTAAGACAATAAGGAAGGACAGGCATATGACGCTCGAGCAGCTTTCCGAGGCTACTGGAATCAGCAAGAGCATGCTCGGTGAGATTGAAAGGAGTGCCACAAATCCTACGATTTCAGTGCTCTGGAAAATTGCTACAGGCCTCAAGATCCCATTCAGCAGCCTCATGAAAAAGGAAAGGGAGACTGTCAATCTCATAAAGAGCGACGCCATAAATCCGACGATAGAAGGCGAAGGCTATAAAATCGCGTCGGTTCTGGGTTTTGACGAGGAGAAAGGCTTTGAGATATACATGGAGGAATTCGAGCCTGGAAGCAGTGTGGAATCAAGGGGCCATGGCAAGGGCGTGGAGGAGTACATATTCGCGATAGACGGGACGCTGAGCGTGGATATAGAGGAGAAGACATACGAAATAATGCCGGGGGATGTCATGAATTTTGCGGCCGAAGGCCCTCACACCTTCTACAACGCCGGGACAAAGACAGTAAAGGCGTTCGTCATTATATATTATGATAAAAAATGA
- a CDS encoding class I SAM-dependent methyltransferase has translation MAHIFDEKMMKKLDSPERRREMPPLETLEMLGLREGDTAADIGCGIGFFSLSAAQIVGSEGLVYAFDISAAMLEELTRRAEKESISNIKALVSTQYEFPIEEGVVDFCIVSNVFHEVDDRKRLLEAVWGMLRPGGRLAVMEWKKLQMEQGPPLDVRISQEELEGLLAECGFEVSGKGYISERFYWTSAVKG, from the coding sequence ATGGCACATATATTCGATGAAAAGATGATGAAAAAGCTTGACAGCCCGGAGCGAAGAAGAGAGATGCCTCCTCTTGAAACCCTTGAAATGCTGGGCCTTAGAGAAGGCGACACTGCAGCCGATATAGGATGCGGCATAGGATTCTTTTCTCTGAGCGCTGCGCAGATAGTGGGGAGCGAGGGACTTGTATATGCATTTGACATTTCGGCTGCGATGCTCGAAGAATTGACTCGCAGGGCGGAAAAAGAAAGCATATCCAATATCAAGGCGCTCGTTTCTACCCAGTACGAATTTCCAATCGAGGAAGGCGTTGTGGACTTTTGCATAGTATCAAACGTGTTCCATGAGGTGGACGACAGAAAGAGACTGCTTGAAGCTGTGTGGGGCATGCTAAGGCCGGGAGGAAGGCTTGCAGTAATGGAGTGGAAAAAGCTCCAGATGGAGCAGGGACCTCCGCTTGATGTAAGGATATCACAGGAGGAGCTTGAAGGCCTTTTGGCCGAATGCGGGTTTGAAGTATCAGGCAAGGGATATATATCCGAGCGATTCTACTGGACGAGCGCCGTAAAAGGCTAA
- a CDS encoding AzlC family ABC transporter permease: MEETLKLEKVKISRNAVFFEGVRDSLPISLGYIPVAITFALLAKSYGLPNYIIVLMSMLVFSATSQFMAVNLLTLAAPYPEIILTTFIINAKNFLLSSALSQKIEPSASKKLRSLISYCIGDEIFILATARKERYVDPAYFLGVNSILYVAYAAGTFVGAYFISDMSPGIATSLGITIYAMFLSLLVPAVKKSRKALVISLIAILASTTLSYLPSISLSPGWIVIIAAIAAAAAGAFIFPVEVHDNE; the protein is encoded by the coding sequence ATGGAAGAAACACTCAAATTAGAAAAAGTCAAAATATCAAGAAATGCCGTTTTCTTCGAGGGGGTCAGAGATTCTCTGCCCATATCGCTTGGCTATATCCCCGTAGCCATAACCTTTGCACTACTTGCGAAATCATACGGCCTTCCAAATTACATAATCGTGCTAATGTCCATGCTTGTTTTCTCAGCTACCAGCCAGTTCATGGCAGTAAATCTGCTTACACTTGCAGCGCCGTATCCAGAGATCATACTGACTACTTTCATTATAAATGCAAAAAACTTTCTTCTCTCTTCGGCGCTGTCGCAAAAAATCGAGCCCTCTGCTTCAAAGAAGCTGCGCAGCCTTATCTCATACTGCATCGGAGATGAGATTTTTATACTCGCAACGGCTCGAAAGGAACGCTATGTGGATCCTGCCTACTTCCTGGGAGTCAACTCAATTCTTTATGTGGCATACGCGGCAGGGACTTTCGTCGGAGCCTACTTCATATCAGACATGAGCCCAGGGATAGCAACCAGCCTTGGCATAACAATTTATGCAATGTTTCTTAGCCTCCTTGTTCCTGCTGTAAAGAAGTCGAGAAAAGCGCTCGTCATAAGCCTGATTGCAATTCTGGCTTCAACTACACTCAGCTATCTCCCGAGCATTTCACTTTCTCCGGGATGGATTGTAATAATAGCCGCAATAGCGGCCGCGGCCGCGGGAGCCTTTATATTCCCTGTGGAGGTGCATGACAATGAATAA
- a CDS encoding MurR/RpiR family transcriptional regulator encodes MTKNHVLNRIKENYHGFTNSQKKIGSYIHANYRKVIYMTALELAKELDVSDATIIRFARSMGFSNFSQMRDAIRSEINIYDAPHERLSRSFEFEGNVDSLLLQAAKNDFSCHEHFYNNIDYALIDAAAEEIGAADTIHIVGIGTDMVVALFLEWYLTQMGFRTVCYTDGGFGFANKFSAVKSDDLVIMCCTPRHLKDEKRALKAARSKNARIVTLTTPRAVDIMALSDISLTVETRSNEFLNSYVTYMGLCNLILIRVLEKDKDRIVKKLEANSSIMNEFDLFD; translated from the coding sequence ATGACAAAAAATCACGTCCTTAACAGGATAAAGGAAAATTATCATGGATTCACGAACAGCCAAAAAAAAATAGGCTCATATATCCATGCAAACTACAGGAAAGTAATCTATATGACAGCGCTCGAACTGGCAAAAGAGCTTGATGTAAGCGATGCCACCATAATTAGGTTTGCACGGAGCATGGGCTTTTCAAATTTTTCACAGATGCGTGATGCCATCAGAAGCGAAATAAACATCTACGATGCCCCACATGAAAGGCTCTCGAGAAGTTTCGAATTCGAAGGAAACGTGGATTCCCTGCTGCTGCAAGCCGCAAAAAACGACTTTTCGTGCCATGAGCATTTCTACAACAACATAGACTATGCCCTTATAGACGCCGCAGCAGAAGAGATTGGCGCTGCCGATACCATCCATATAGTAGGAATAGGAACAGACATGGTGGTCGCCTTGTTCCTGGAATGGTATCTCACTCAGATGGGCTTTAGGACAGTTTGCTATACAGATGGGGGCTTTGGATTTGCAAATAAGTTTTCGGCTGTAAAATCGGACGATCTTGTGATAATGTGCTGCACGCCGAGGCATCTCAAGGATGAGAAGAGAGCCTTGAAAGCCGCCAGATCAAAGAATGCCCGAATAGTCACCCTGACTACTCCAAGAGCCGTTGACATTATGGCTCTGAGTGATATTAGCCTGACTGTCGAGACAAGGAGCAACGAATTCCTGAACTCATACGTCACATATATGGGCCTATGCAACCTTATTCTCATAAGAGTGCTTGAAAAAGACAAGGACAGGATAGTGAAAAAGCTTGAGGCGAATTCCTCTATTATGAATGAATTCGACCTGTTTGATTAA
- a CDS encoding DMT family transporter: MKDKPYLFIALAAVFWSVQGVLGKFLASDLEPMQTAFARIFVGFLFIFAFTFIRHKEDLKIDANGMFKLAVMGIVCQSGTSMFFFHSVSKTSVAAATALMYTAPIFAIFISRMVFGEKITPLKLLAVAVCSVGVFQTVTMGNFSVLTGSVIGVLSGLGAGLVYSLNSIIGKSLMRKYSNWAVLTYSFGFGALFMSPFCNPIGILPMLGKPNVIFGIIMMGLVPTFCAFGFYFTGIAKGALPSKVGIVATLEVALAVIWAAVLFGEPMGIMRALGICGIFAAVYILYVENSRADKATVAATAPADISRA; the protein is encoded by the coding sequence GTGAAGGACAAGCCATATTTGTTTATTGCGTTAGCCGCCGTATTCTGGAGCGTACAGGGAGTGCTCGGCAAGTTTCTTGCATCTGACCTGGAGCCAATGCAGACGGCATTTGCAAGAATATTTGTAGGATTCTTGTTCATATTTGCATTTACATTCATAAGGCACAAGGAAGACCTTAAGATTGACGCAAACGGAATGTTCAAGCTGGCCGTAATGGGAATAGTATGCCAGAGCGGCACCAGCATGTTCTTCTTCCATTCAGTGTCGAAGACATCTGTTGCAGCTGCGACTGCGCTCATGTACACTGCGCCGATATTTGCCATATTCATATCGCGCATGGTATTTGGGGAAAAGATTACGCCGCTCAAATTGCTTGCTGTGGCTGTGTGCAGCGTGGGAGTGTTTCAGACTGTCACAATGGGGAATTTCAGCGTTCTTACGGGAAGCGTTATTGGAGTGCTTTCGGGCCTTGGAGCCGGTCTTGTCTACTCGCTCAACTCCATTATCGGGAAATCGCTCATGAGAAAATACAGCAACTGGGCTGTGCTGACATACTCGTTCGGTTTCGGAGCACTTTTTATGTCTCCGTTTTGCAACCCCATAGGTATATTACCCATGCTTGGCAAGCCGAATGTCATATTCGGAATAATCATGATGGGGCTTGTGCCTACCTTCTGCGCCTTCGGGTTTTATTTTACAGGTATAGCCAAGGGGGCTCTGCCTTCAAAAGTGGGCATAGTCGCCACGCTGGAGGTGGCGCTCGCGGTGATTTGGGCCGCAGTACTCTTCGGAGAGCCCATGGGGATTATGAGGGCATTGGGTATATGCGGAATATTTGCGGCAGTGTATATACTCTATGTTGAAAACTCGAGGGCTGACAAGGCCACAGTGGCAGCGACGGCCCCGGCAGATATTAGTCGTGCATAG
- a CDS encoding DmpA family aminopeptidase translates to MKKRARDMGIPFEGSTGRYNAITDVTGVEVGYSTIVSGNGELVVGKGPVRTGVTAILPRGKRWSACFSGWYALNGNGELTGTTWIEESGFLEGPVLITNTHSAGVVRDSSIGWMYEKGFYDPCSGDSFFLLPVIGETYDGRLNDINGFHVKKENVYEALDSAAGGFVEEGNVGGGMGMTCHEFKGGSGTSSRVLAEEDGGYTVGVFVQANHGKRKNLKIGGVHVGKELTDLMPEIHTTPAPPPGAGSIIVVIATDAPLLPHQLKRLARRAALGIGNIGGMGENSSGDIFVAFSTANDGASNRHENVNVDMLPNDRMNPIFEAVVHATEEAVVNSMIAAETTVGINGNTIHAIPIEQLLEILKRENKLV, encoded by the coding sequence ATGAAAAAAAGAGCGAGAGATATGGGCATACCATTCGAGGGAAGCACAGGCAGGTACAATGCAATTACTGACGTGACAGGCGTGGAGGTAGGTTACTCGACCATTGTATCAGGCAACGGAGAATTGGTTGTAGGGAAAGGTCCAGTTAGAACTGGAGTTACAGCCATTTTGCCAAGAGGCAAGCGATGGTCTGCATGTTTTTCCGGATGGTATGCCCTTAATGGAAACGGAGAGCTTACAGGGACCACATGGATTGAAGAGTCAGGATTTCTGGAAGGCCCGGTACTTATCACAAACACACATAGCGCTGGAGTAGTAAGGGACAGCAGCATAGGCTGGATGTATGAAAAGGGCTTCTACGATCCCTGCAGCGGAGACTCGTTCTTTCTGCTCCCTGTAATTGGCGAAACATATGACGGAAGGCTCAATGACATTAATGGTTTTCATGTGAAGAAAGAAAACGTCTATGAGGCCCTTGACTCCGCTGCAGGAGGCTTTGTGGAGGAAGGAAATGTGGGCGGAGGCATGGGGATGACATGCCACGAGTTCAAAGGCGGCTCGGGAACCTCTTCAAGAGTTTTAGCAGAAGAAGACGGAGGATATACGGTAGGAGTATTCGTGCAGGCCAATCACGGAAAAAGGAAGAACCTGAAAATAGGAGGAGTTCACGTAGGCAAAGAGTTGACCGACCTCATGCCGGAAATACACACTACGCCGGCGCCGCCTCCAGGGGCAGGTTCGATAATTGTAGTAATAGCCACAGACGCACCGCTGCTGCCTCATCAGCTAAAAAGGCTGGCAAGGCGCGCAGCGCTTGGCATCGGCAATATAGGCGGAATGGGAGAAAACTCATCCGGAGACATATTCGTTGCATTCTCAACCGCAAACGACGGGGCATCAAACCGCCATGAAAACGTAAATGTCGATATGCTTCCAAATGACAGGATGAACCCGATTTTTGAAGCCGTAGTGCATGCAACCGAAGAGGCGGTAGTAAACAGCATGATAGCCGCCGAGACCACGGTAGGAATAAACGGCAATACGATACACGCAATTCCTATAGAACAGCTGCTTGAAATACTAAAAAGAGAGAACAAACTTGTTTAA
- a CDS encoding AzlD domain-containing protein, whose protein sequence is MNKLLFLVLLMALVAYLPRAVPMIWLKNLKLSSFWKGFFHYLPFAMLSALVFPGVFSSCGNTGLSLAGLAAAIALSLFNLNSTVVVMGSVLTVYLFGIL, encoded by the coding sequence ATGAATAAGCTGCTCTTTCTTGTTCTCCTCATGGCGCTTGTAGCATACCTTCCAAGAGCCGTACCCATGATATGGCTCAAGAATCTGAAGCTAAGCAGCTTCTGGAAGGGCTTTTTCCACTACTTGCCATTTGCCATGCTGAGCGCGCTGGTTTTCCCCGGCGTATTTTCATCCTGCGGCAACACCGGACTTTCGCTTGCCGGACTTGCAGCTGCAATAGCGCTCTCACTGTTTAACCTCAACTCAACCGTTGTTGTAATGGGATCGGTGCTAACTGTATATTTATTTGGCATATTGTAA
- a CDS encoding RNA-guided endonuclease InsQ/TnpB family protein, which produces MKRAYKIEIKPTIKQKAKIHQTIGVCRFIYNFYIAHNKEIYETKQRFVSGMDFSKWLNNEFVPSNPDYVWIKEVSSKAVKQAIMNGEKSFKKFFKGEAGFPKFKKKNRQLVKAYFPKNNNTDWTVERHRVKVPTLGWVRLKEFGYIPTSSKVTSGTVSQKADRYYVSILVEEDAKAGCLKPYTEGIGVDLGLKDFAVCSNGAVNKNINKTSRVRKLEKKLRREQRRLSRKYEGLKKLKKSEKGEATRQNIQKQITKVQKLHQRLGNIRADYISKTVSELVKQKPSFITIEDLNVSGMMKNRHLAKAVQQQKFYEFRTKLAYKASIHGIEVRIVDRWYPSSKTCSECGAHKKDLKLSERTYKCSCGLVIDRDLNASINLANAKEYKTA; this is translated from the coding sequence TTGAAAAGAGCTTACAAGATCGAAATTAAGCCAACCATCAAGCAGAAGGCTAAAATCCATCAGACTATTGGCGTATGCAGGTTTATATACAATTTCTACATCGCACACAATAAAGAGATTTATGAAACAAAGCAACGTTTTGTATCAGGCATGGACTTTTCGAAATGGCTCAACAACGAGTTTGTCCCGAGCAATCCAGACTATGTGTGGATTAAGGAAGTGTCGTCAAAAGCTGTAAAGCAAGCCATAATGAATGGCGAGAAGTCTTTCAAGAAGTTTTTCAAGGGCGAAGCCGGTTTTCCAAAGTTCAAAAAGAAAAACAGACAACTTGTGAAGGCGTACTTCCCCAAGAACAACAATACCGACTGGACTGTTGAAAGGCACAGGGTCAAGGTTCCGACACTAGGCTGGGTTAGGCTCAAGGAGTTTGGCTATATACCGACAAGTTCAAAAGTCACAAGTGGCACGGTATCCCAAAAGGCAGACAGATATTACGTATCAATTCTCGTGGAAGAAGATGCCAAAGCTGGCTGTCTAAAGCCGTATACGGAAGGGATAGGTGTGGATTTGGGACTAAAAGACTTTGCCGTCTGCTCAAACGGAGCCGTCAATAAAAACATCAATAAGACCTCAAGGGTCAGAAAGCTTGAAAAGAAGCTAAGGCGTGAGCAACGAAGGCTTTCGAGGAAATACGAAGGTCTGAAAAAACTAAAAAAATCTGAGAAAGGAGAAGCTACTAGGCAAAACATCCAAAAACAGATAACCAAGGTACAAAAACTTCATCAAAGACTGGGAAACATAAGAGCCGACTACATAAGCAAGACGGTCAGCGAGCTTGTAAAGCAAAAACCAAGCTTTATAACAATTGAAGACCTCAATGTAAGCGGCATGATGAAGAACAGGCATTTAGCCAAAGCAGTGCAGCAGCAAAAGTTCTACGAGTTCAGGACGAAGCTCGCCTACAAAGCGAGCATCCACGGCATAGAAGTAAGAATCGTGGACAGATGGTATCCATCGTCAAAAACTTGCAGCGAGTGCGGAGCACACAAGAAAGATTTGAAGCTATCCGAGAGAACATACAAGTGTTCCTGCGGGCTTGTCATTGACAGGGACTTGAATGCTTCAATCAATCTGGCTAATGCTAAGGAATATAAGACAGCCTAA